The following proteins come from a genomic window of Brevibacillus antibioticus:
- a CDS encoding cytidylyltransferase domain-containing protein: MIQNKSVLAMIPARGGSKGVSRKNIRQLSDKPLIAWSIEEAKKSKYIDRLVVSTEDIEIAEIAKAWGAEIPFMRPMELALDTTPGIDPVLHTIEMLPNYDYIVMLQPTSPLRTAEDIDRCLECCINQDANACVSVTLTDKSPYWMYQLSEENALLPVIVSDKPVLRRQDAPDVYVLNGAVYVARTSWLKNTKSFLHEETIGYPMPKDRSVDVDTMMDILIIETILREKKKSGAKSK; encoded by the coding sequence ATAAGTCGGTGCTGGCAATGATTCCTGCGCGTGGAGGCTCCAAGGGAGTATCCAGAAAAAATATCCGCCAATTGTCAGATAAACCGCTGATTGCCTGGTCCATTGAGGAAGCAAAGAAATCGAAATACATAGACCGTTTGGTTGTTTCTACAGAGGATATAGAAATAGCAGAAATCGCGAAAGCGTGGGGGGCTGAAATCCCATTTATGCGTCCGATGGAGTTGGCACTTGACACTACTCCAGGGATCGATCCAGTGCTGCATACCATCGAGATGCTCCCTAATTATGATTATATAGTTATGCTGCAGCCAACCTCTCCACTTCGAACCGCAGAGGATATTGATAGATGCCTGGAATGTTGTATCAATCAGGATGCAAACGCTTGTGTTTCTGTAACATTGACGGATAAATCTCCTTACTGGATGTACCAACTATCAGAGGAAAATGCACTGTTGCCAGTCATCGTCTCAGATAAACCTGTTCTTAGAAGACAAGATGCACCGGACGTGTATGTGCTGAATGGGGCAGTCTATGTAGCCAGAACATCGTGGCTCAAGAACACTAAATCTTTTTTGCATGAAGAAACGATTGGATACCCTATGCCGAAGGATCGGTCGGTAGACGTCGATACAATGATGGATATTTTAATCATTGAAACAATTCTGAGAGAAAAGAAAAAGTCTGGTGCGAAAAGTAAATGA
- a CDS encoding motility protein A: MSTKRRSLVLIGAVLLIFIHAVYLNGTLSDLLNVTAVELVALSVVMSYAVKRKHLNLKNITRLLIHGRQSNVEETIKRFYYYALVQKEQGYIALEKELQQEPDSFVQRGCLLAVEGVPEEELRLILENELKGEQYRYQQSAGFFRLISLLAPGMGLVGTLLGMTGVLKSLEDMALTGHSLSAAVVATLYGALLANLFALPCYYRLMDLYDREMFEKRLFIEGCIGLQRMETPRLLFEKLNSFLPGDQKLVLIKEAGSMKGTIERQDRYA; the protein is encoded by the coding sequence GTGTCCACAAAACGCCGCTCACTCGTCTTAATCGGAGCCGTCCTCCTCATCTTCATACACGCGGTCTACCTAAACGGAACCTTATCGGATCTCCTCAACGTAACCGCCGTCGAGCTAGTCGCGCTCTCCGTAGTCATGTCCTATGCAGTCAAACGCAAGCATCTCAACTTGAAAAACATCACGCGCCTGCTCATACACGGCAGGCAAAGCAACGTCGAAGAAACGATCAAGCGCTTCTACTACTACGCGCTCGTCCAGAAGGAACAGGGCTATATCGCGCTCGAAAAGGAGCTGCAACAAGAACCCGATTCTTTTGTCCAACGAGGATGCTTGCTGGCGGTTGAGGGTGTTCCGGAAGAAGAGCTGCGCCTGATCCTGGAGAACGAGCTCAAGGGAGAGCAGTATCGCTACCAGCAGTCAGCAGGGTTCTTCCGCCTCATTAGCTTGTTGGCACCAGGGATGGGGCTGGTCGGTACGCTCTTGGGGATGACGGGCGTACTGAAGTCGCTCGAAGACATGGCTTTGACCGGACACAGCCTGAGTGCAGCGGTCGTAGCGACGTTATATGGCGCGCTCTTGGCGAACCTGTTCGCACTGCCATGCTACTACCGCTTGATGGATCTGTACGACCGGGAAATGTTTGAAAAGCGTCTTTTTATCGAAGGTTGTATTGGTCTCCAGCGCATGGAGACACCACGCTTGTTGTTTGAAAAGCTGAACTCATTCTTGCCAGGTGACCAAAAGCTGGTGCTAATTAAAGAAGCAGGCAGCATGAAGGGCACGATTGAAAGGCAGGACCGCTATGCATGA
- a CDS encoding flagellar protein FliT has protein sequence MEKTVEGLLENILATTIRLEQVVSVKDSEPDEWLALLEERENLISQLQKFKVDSESLSSTQKQQMEQIYEINQRLIPLIDVRKQGVQQQLNNVQRSKLAMNSYNEAGPNGYGAFFDRKK, from the coding sequence ATGGAGAAGACAGTCGAAGGCTTGTTAGAAAACATACTAGCTACCACAATTCGTTTAGAACAAGTAGTGAGTGTAAAGGATTCTGAACCAGATGAATGGTTGGCTTTATTGGAAGAGCGAGAAAATCTAATTTCTCAACTTCAAAAGTTTAAGGTTGATAGTGAATCTCTATCCTCTACTCAAAAGCAACAGATGGAGCAAATATATGAAATCAATCAACGACTTATTCCATTGATAGATGTAAGAAAACAGGGTGTCCAGCAACAATTGAATAACGTCCAACGTAGCAAGCTCGCGATGAATTCTTACAACGAAGCGGGTCCAAACGGCTACGGTGCCTTTTTCGATCGGAAAAAGTAA
- the flaG gene encoding flagellar protein FlaG, translating into MSIQGSNMAGNTKIPYADKFQGMGSNSTTQSGDAQVTENHPEKKHTRADLEREVESLNKFMQSSTTHLKFTLHEKLNEYYVQVVSDHDNTVVREIPSKKMMDMVAQMHEMIGLLVDEKR; encoded by the coding sequence GTGAGTATCCAAGGGAGCAACATGGCAGGGAACACGAAAATTCCTTATGCCGACAAGTTTCAAGGAATGGGGAGCAATTCAACAACCCAATCTGGAGACGCGCAAGTCACGGAAAATCATCCAGAGAAAAAACATACGCGTGCGGATTTAGAGAGGGAAGTAGAGAGTTTGAACAAGTTTATGCAGTCGAGCACTACACATCTCAAATTTACGCTGCATGAAAAGCTCAACGAATACTATGTTCAGGTCGTCAGTGATCATGACAACACAGTAGTACGTGAGATTCCATCAAAGAAAATGATGGATATGGTAGCACAAATGCACGAGATGATCGGTTTGCTTGTAGACGAAAAGCGATAG
- a CDS encoding basic amino acid ABC transporter substrate-binding protein, which yields MRIGTNWFKSLALVVGVGVLLAGCGSGGQQTSGSGGASGGSGDKVYVVGTDAAYPPFQMLEADKISGHDIDVMNAIAEAGGFKIEWKNTGWDPLFDGLDKGTVDIGISSITITEKRKEKYDFSDSYFEANQLILVAEDSPVTKLADLKGKKIGVQAATTGEEVVKKAFGDTYEGLKGYDDMPSSVDDFFNGRVDAVIGDNGVLSYYVNKVKDKKFKLIKDDSFEKEFYGMIVKKGNTDAMNKINEGLKKIKENGKLQEIYNQYFDNK from the coding sequence ATGCGTATCGGGACAAATTGGTTCAAATCGCTCGCGTTGGTCGTCGGTGTGGGGGTACTCCTGGCAGGCTGTGGATCGGGTGGTCAGCAAACGTCTGGCAGTGGCGGAGCGAGTGGTGGTTCGGGTGACAAGGTGTACGTAGTCGGTACAGATGCAGCATATCCACCGTTCCAAATGCTTGAGGCTGACAAGATTAGTGGCCACGACATCGATGTGATGAACGCGATCGCGGAAGCTGGCGGATTCAAGATTGAGTGGAAAAACACCGGGTGGGACCCGCTTTTTGATGGACTGGACAAAGGGACGGTTGATATTGGAATCTCGTCCATCACGATTACGGAGAAGCGCAAGGAGAAATACGATTTTTCGGACTCATACTTTGAAGCGAACCAACTCATTCTGGTAGCGGAAGATTCTCCAGTGACGAAGCTGGCAGATTTGAAAGGCAAGAAGATCGGGGTTCAAGCTGCGACTACGGGGGAAGAAGTGGTCAAAAAAGCGTTTGGAGATACGTACGAAGGCTTGAAAGGCTATGACGACATGCCATCCTCCGTCGATGACTTCTTTAATGGTCGAGTCGATGCAGTGATTGGCGACAATGGCGTTTTGTCCTACTACGTGAATAAAGTAAAAGATAAGAAGTTTAAGCTGATTAAAGATGATTCCTTTGAAAAAGAATTTTACGGAATGATCGTCAAAAAGGGCAATACCGATGCGATGAACAAAATCAACGAAGGCTTGAAAAAGATAAAAGAAAATGGAAAGCTGCAGGAAATTTACAACCAGTACTTTGACAATAAGTAG
- the fliS gene encoding flagellar export chaperone FliS, whose amino-acid sequence MLQNAAQTYQSNQVTTATPADLTLMLYNGALKFIKQTKAALDEKDMVKAHEASLKVQNILYELMSTLNNDYDISKEFSKLYEYMLQRTVESNMRKDVEILLEVEDLFVQFRDTWKEAMQLAKRQG is encoded by the coding sequence ATGTTACAAAATGCTGCTCAGACATACCAATCCAATCAGGTAACAACAGCTACTCCTGCTGATCTGACTTTGATGCTGTATAACGGAGCGCTTAAGTTTATTAAACAGACGAAAGCAGCTCTAGATGAAAAAGATATGGTAAAGGCCCACGAGGCATCTCTGAAAGTACAGAACATCCTTTACGAGCTCATGTCGACCTTGAACAATGACTACGATATATCCAAAGAGTTCTCCAAACTTTACGAGTATATGCTACAACGTACTGTTGAATCGAACATGCGTAAGGACGTAGAAATACTTCTGGAAGTAGAAGACCTATTTGTTCAATTCCGCGATACTTGGAAAGAGGCCATGCAGTTGGCCAAGAGACAAGGATAA
- a CDS encoding OmpA/MotB family protein has protein sequence MHDERLYDEKELEKSWLLSYSDLITLLFVIVIIIAATQTKSIQTQKDEVQKEKAGLEQVHESLDLLNLQKLELQREVYQLEARQKELKGEKVKEGSEGNVNVPKPPMSMSDSSERDMETVRNQLSSALAELNLDYEETEEGLRIRLPETILFTSGSADLQAQGKQVVGTVAGVLKRFEHKVRIEGYTDDVPISRSSYQSNWELSSARAISVMREMVDANALPASRFTVAGLGEYKPLVDNSNAENRAKNRRVEIVILGEKE, from the coding sequence ATGCATGACGAACGGTTATACGACGAAAAAGAGCTAGAAAAAAGCTGGCTACTTAGCTACAGTGACCTGATTACACTGTTGTTCGTGATCGTGATTATTATTGCGGCGACACAGACGAAAAGCATTCAGACACAAAAAGATGAAGTCCAAAAGGAAAAAGCAGGCTTGGAGCAGGTGCATGAGAGTCTCGACCTGCTCAACCTGCAAAAGCTGGAGCTACAGCGAGAGGTCTACCAATTGGAGGCTCGCCAGAAGGAGCTCAAGGGCGAAAAAGTAAAAGAAGGCTCCGAAGGCAATGTAAACGTGCCGAAGCCGCCAATGAGCATGTCTGACTCGAGTGAGCGCGATATGGAGACGGTACGCAACCAGCTATCCTCCGCTTTGGCTGAGTTGAATCTCGACTACGAGGAGACCGAAGAAGGACTGCGTATCCGGTTGCCGGAAACGATCTTGTTTACGAGTGGTTCTGCAGACCTACAGGCCCAAGGGAAGCAAGTCGTCGGGACGGTAGCAGGGGTTTTGAAGCGCTTTGAGCACAAGGTGCGAATCGAGGGCTATACAGATGATGTGCCGATATCTCGAAGTTCCTACCAATCCAACTGGGAGCTATCCTCGGCGCGCGCGATCTCTGTCATGCGCGAAATGGTCGATGCTAACGCCCTACCGGCGTCTCGCTTTACAGTGGCAGGCTTGGGCGAATACAAACCGCTTGTGGACAACTCCAACGCGGAGAACCGTGCGAAGAATCGACGGGTAGAGATTGTGATTTTGGGGGAAAAAGAATAA
- a CDS encoding putative motility protein: MNAVQLKQAITISLTKQVQETAQAQASIMLEGLAKVQNNIQAAQASHPSLGKTIDIRA, translated from the coding sequence ATGAATGCTGTACAATTAAAACAAGCTATTACTATTAGTTTGACGAAACAGGTACAGGAGACAGCACAAGCGCAAGCTTCTATTATGTTGGAGGGTTTGGCAAAAGTACAAAATAACATTCAAGCTGCACAGGCTAGTCATCCATCGCTTGGTAAAACGATCGATATTCGAGCATAA
- the fliD gene encoding flagellar filament capping protein FliD: MGIRISGMASGMDTEKMIKDLMKAQREPVNRLQRSKSSIEWKRDAYREMNTLLADLQSSLKNLRLSSSFNKKVASSENDSIVSATSKGNPAMSSYTVEVIELAKASTPPKLEIDMGTTDLKTKSDLDYTLTLQKGTESKEINITTNDSLENIISKINTSNMGIKATFYNGKLVMASEDGQTFNIASNGTGNNFNLNDAASSAESGGAEAVFKINGVEYKSKTNNVSFDGIDFTLKQKNVGNPIIVNTKTDVDSVFNMVKDFVDKYNTIIDVMNKKISEPKYKSYQPLLDEEKEALPEKTAEKMENMAKSGLLLRDPILTSGLHEMRRALSTPLQGAGVKTAFDTLSEIGIGGPPSGKNAYQENGKLYINENKLREAIRNNGDDVAKLFTNFSGDSNAATKYRESGVAERLYSELNKVIDKVTEQAGATGKAYDDSSLGKKLKQTDGDIDRWEDRLKMIENRYWKQFTAMESAMSKAQSQGSWFAQMQGQR, encoded by the coding sequence ATGGGTATACGTATTTCCGGTATGGCATCTGGAATGGATACAGAAAAAATGATAAAGGACTTGATGAAAGCACAGCGTGAGCCAGTCAACCGACTGCAGCGAAGCAAATCGTCAATCGAATGGAAGCGAGATGCCTATAGGGAGATGAACACACTCCTGGCTGATTTGCAAAGTTCTTTGAAAAATCTTCGTTTGTCCAGTAGCTTTAATAAGAAAGTAGCTTCTTCAGAAAATGATAGTATTGTTTCTGCTACGTCAAAAGGTAATCCGGCTATGTCTTCCTATACTGTCGAGGTAATTGAGCTTGCGAAGGCAAGCACACCGCCAAAACTTGAAATTGATATGGGAACAACGGACCTCAAGACAAAAAGTGATTTGGACTATACACTGACCCTTCAAAAAGGAACAGAATCAAAAGAGATTAACATAACAACGAATGATTCTTTAGAGAATATCATTAGTAAAATTAATACCTCGAACATGGGAATAAAGGCGACTTTTTACAACGGAAAATTGGTTATGGCTTCAGAGGATGGACAGACATTTAATATTGCCAGTAATGGTACAGGAAACAATTTCAATTTAAATGATGCGGCTTCTTCTGCCGAATCAGGTGGTGCGGAAGCGGTCTTCAAAATCAATGGAGTAGAATATAAATCGAAGACCAATAACGTCTCGTTTGATGGGATTGATTTCACATTAAAACAAAAAAATGTGGGTAATCCAATTATTGTTAATACAAAAACAGATGTAGACTCTGTTTTCAACATGGTTAAAGATTTTGTCGATAAATATAATACCATCATTGATGTAATGAACAAAAAAATATCGGAGCCAAAGTATAAGTCATATCAGCCGTTGTTAGACGAAGAGAAAGAAGCCCTGCCCGAAAAGACGGCAGAAAAGATGGAAAACATGGCCAAAAGCGGCCTTCTTCTTCGTGACCCTATTTTAACAAGCGGATTGCACGAAATGAGGCGTGCTCTCAGTACACCACTTCAGGGAGCAGGAGTAAAAACAGCTTTTGATACACTTTCTGAGATCGGTATAGGTGGCCCTCCTTCGGGGAAGAACGCTTATCAGGAGAATGGAAAGCTGTATATTAATGAGAATAAGCTTCGTGAAGCGATTCGCAACAATGGTGACGATGTGGCCAAGCTGTTTACCAACTTCAGTGGCGATAGCAATGCGGCTACAAAGTACAGAGAAAGCGGCGTTGCAGAAAGACTTTATAGCGAATTAAATAAGGTTATTGACAAAGTTACTGAGCAAGCGGGAGCAACCGGAAAAGCATATGACGATAGTAGTCTTGGCAAAAAACTTAAGCAAACAGATGGCGATATCGACCGCTGGGAAGATCGCCTAAAAATGATCGAAAACCGTTACTGGAAGCAATTCACCGCGATGGAATCTGCGATGTCCAAAGCACAATCTCAAGGCTCTTGGTTTGCACAAATGCAGGGGCAACGATAA
- a CDS encoding HD-GYP domain-containing protein yields the protein MAEVKPSHSLIGTTLAQDVCNEYGLLLLPAGAILHLSDIRLLEAHQVEAVHVTIDSEAPEMPFPLLHWSEAEAAKAYMVAVQKTEYLFNQLANGGTPGLQQFSDAVHPMLDQVLHHMRFLRFIYLNEGTESYTYRHSLHVGIVAALIGKIIGLPQPDVHFLGLAGLLHDIGKMKIPDELLSKPGRLTDEEYTIMKKHTVYGYELLRTMDDADNLLAQCALMHHERWDGSGYPHGRKKDGIPFECQIISVADVFDAICADRVYRKGTSPFEAANVLWELACSGKLNPMIVSRFIHYIILLYIGSHALLNNGDHVEIIMIHTDEPMRPLVRRGNDFIDLRLQRSLCIQRMIS from the coding sequence ATGGCCGAGGTAAAACCTTCCCATTCCCTTATCGGAACAACACTTGCTCAAGACGTCTGCAATGAGTACGGTCTGCTTTTATTACCCGCTGGTGCAATCCTTCATCTAAGTGATATACGACTGCTAGAGGCTCACCAGGTGGAAGCTGTACACGTTACTATTGACTCGGAAGCACCCGAAATGCCTTTTCCTCTCCTGCATTGGAGTGAGGCGGAGGCTGCAAAGGCCTATATGGTGGCCGTACAAAAAACCGAGTATTTATTTAACCAGCTCGCAAATGGGGGTACCCCCGGACTGCAACAATTTAGCGACGCTGTTCATCCTATGCTCGATCAAGTTCTTCATCACATGAGGTTTCTGCGCTTCATTTATTTGAATGAAGGGACAGAAAGTTATACGTATCGCCACTCCCTGCATGTAGGTATCGTGGCAGCCTTAATCGGAAAAATCATAGGATTGCCGCAACCTGATGTTCATTTTTTGGGCCTTGCAGGTCTTCTCCATGACATCGGCAAGATGAAAATTCCCGATGAACTGCTGTCCAAGCCAGGGCGTTTGACAGACGAAGAGTATACGATTATGAAAAAGCATACCGTATATGGCTACGAGCTCCTGCGCACCATGGACGATGCCGACAACTTGCTGGCACAATGCGCTCTGATGCACCACGAACGTTGGGATGGAAGTGGATATCCCCACGGACGAAAAAAAGATGGCATCCCTTTTGAATGCCAAATCATCAGTGTCGCAGACGTATTTGATGCGATATGCGCAGATCGCGTGTATCGGAAGGGAACCTCTCCCTTTGAAGCAGCAAATGTTTTGTGGGAGTTAGCTTGTTCAGGCAAATTAAATCCGATGATTGTCTCTCGTTTTATCCATTACATTATCTTACTTTACATCGGCTCCCATGCGCTTTTGAACAATGGCGACCACGTCGAAATCATTATGATTCATACTGATGAACCTATGCGCCCTCTCGTTCGTAGAGGTAATGATTTTATAGACCTGAGACTCCAACGTTCCCTATGCATTCAAAGGATGATCAGTTAA
- the hpf gene encoding ribosome hibernation-promoting factor, HPF/YfiA family — protein MKFNIRGENIQVTAALREYVEKKVGRLEKYFETPQPTEVQVTMHVHRGEGTIEVTIPLSGVIIRAEETHEDMYAAIDLVVEKLERQIRKHKTKLMRKLRVDSTGRIAQRESQPVAVMIPDVDEDDMDIDIDIVRTKRFDLKPMDAQEAVMQMDMLGHSFFVFQNSDTNDVSVVYRRNDGRYGLIEPK, from the coding sequence ATGAAATTTAACATTCGTGGAGAAAACATTCAAGTCACCGCAGCACTTAGAGAATATGTCGAAAAGAAAGTCGGCCGTCTGGAAAAATATTTTGAAACTCCACAGCCTACAGAAGTACAAGTCACCATGCATGTACATCGCGGAGAAGGCACGATCGAGGTAACTATCCCACTGAGTGGGGTCATTATCCGAGCGGAGGAAACGCACGAAGATATGTATGCTGCTATCGATCTGGTAGTAGAAAAGCTGGAACGTCAGATTCGGAAACACAAAACGAAGCTGATGCGGAAACTTCGAGTAGATTCGACAGGAAGAATCGCACAGCGTGAGAGTCAACCAGTAGCAGTCATGATCCCGGATGTGGATGAGGATGATATGGACATAGACATCGATATCGTTCGAACCAAACGCTTCGATCTGAAGCCGATGGATGCACAGGAAGCGGTCATGCAGATGGATATGCTGGGACACAGCTTCTTCGTTTTCCAAAACAGTGACACCAATGACGTCAGTGTGGTGTATCGCCGCAATGATGGGCGTTACGGATTGATTGAACCAAAATAA
- a CDS encoding amino acid ABC transporter permease translates to MDWSVIYDYRELFIRGIIYTVLLTAVATVCGTFLGLFISLGKMSSKRILRWTCSIYVELFRGTPMLVQILLIHFAVIPSIWGILYPGANSPEAIYSGFVALSLNAAAYMAEIFRAGIQSIDPGQMEAARSLGMNKGLAMRQIILPQAFTRMLPAIGNEFIALLKDSSLLAVIATPELNYAAMNVAKSTLERYPPYLTEAAVYLVLTLFLSRVVVRGLEKKYSTR, encoded by the coding sequence TTGGACTGGAGTGTCATCTACGATTACCGTGAACTGTTTATCCGAGGCATTATTTATACGGTTTTACTGACCGCAGTGGCTACGGTTTGTGGAACATTTTTAGGGTTGTTTATCAGCTTGGGGAAAATGTCCTCCAAGCGAATCTTGCGTTGGACCTGTTCGATTTACGTAGAGCTTTTTCGGGGAACTCCGATGCTGGTCCAAATTTTGCTGATTCATTTTGCGGTGATTCCGTCGATTTGGGGGATTCTGTATCCAGGAGCGAACAGCCCGGAAGCGATTTATTCAGGCTTCGTCGCGCTTTCACTTAATGCGGCTGCCTATATGGCGGAAATCTTTCGGGCTGGCATCCAATCGATTGACCCGGGGCAAATGGAAGCGGCACGATCACTTGGTATGAACAAGGGACTTGCCATGCGCCAAATTATACTTCCTCAAGCGTTTACACGAATGCTGCCCGCGATCGGAAACGAGTTTATTGCTCTTTTGAAAGATTCATCCCTTTTGGCAGTAATCGCGACACCAGAATTGAACTACGCAGCCATGAATGTGGCAAAAAGCACACTTGAGCGCTACCCCCCGTATTTAACGGAGGCGGCGGTTTATCTGGTACTTACGTTGTTTTTGTCCCGTGTAGTCGTGAGAGGACTAGAGAAAAAGTATTCCACACGGTAA